One Aegilops tauschii subsp. strangulata cultivar AL8/78 chromosome 7, Aet v6.0, whole genome shotgun sequence genomic window carries:
- the LOC109757910 gene encoding chorismate mutase 2, cytosolic, with amino-acid sequence MAAPSLYLYTYLLSCNVITLLLVVVPPCAGLGLDTVRGFLTREEDTVVFSLIERAKHPLNLPAYDDRPCFGPAGRHGRRNGSFVELFVRESEQIQAKAGRYQSQQEVPFFQPRVPFTLAPPYNFTTDLHPGAASVNVNDAIWGMYFNELLPQLANNGSDDGNYAVTAASDLACLQALSRRINYGRYVAEVKFRGDQQRYTALIRSKDKDALMKLLTSQAQEDVVKRRVEKKAMVFGQDVTLNGPTETGDDTSSQSSFKVAPSVVYELYDRWVIPLTKQVEVEYLLHRLD; translated from the exons ATGGCTGCACCCTCCTTGTACCTGTACACGTACCTCCTCTCCTGCAACGTGATCACGCTGCTGCTCGTGGTCGTGCCCCCGTGCGCGGGGCTCGGGCTCGACACGGTGAGGGGCTTCCTCACCAGGGAGGAGGACACCGTCGTCTTCAGCCTCATCGAGAGGGCCAAGCACCCGCTGAACCTGCCAGCCTACGACGATCGCCCGTGCTTCGGCCCCGCCGGCCGCCATGGACGCCGCAACGGTTCCTTCGTCGAGCTCTTCGTCCGGGAGTCCGAGCAGATCCAGGCCAAG gcaggaaggtaccaaagccAGCAGGAGGTCCCTTTCTTCCAACCCAGAGTGCCCTTCACGCTGGCGCCTCCATACAACTTCACCACT GATCTGCATCCCGGAGCGGCGTCCGTGAACGTGAACGACGCCATATGGGGCATGTATTTCAACGAGCTTCTCCCTCAGCTGGCCAACAATGGCAGCGATGATGGCAACTACGCTGTGACCGCCGCGTCGGATCTCGCGTGCCTGCAG GCGCTCTCAAGGAGGATCAATTACGGGAGATACGTGGCAGAAGTGAAGTTCAGAGGAGACCAGCAAAGATACACAGCTTTGATTCGTTCAAAG GACAAGGATGCTCTGATGAAACTGCTGACATCTCAAGCCCAAGAGGATGTGGTGAAGAGGAGGGTGGAGAAGAAGGCCATGGTGTTCGGCCAAGATGTGACCTTGAACGGACCAACTGAAACTGGTGACGACACCAGCAGCCAATCCAGTTTCAAAGTCGCCCCTTCGGTGGTTTACGAGTTGTATGACCGATGGGTGATCCCCTTGACAAAACAAGTGGAGGTCGAGTACCTTCTCCATCGTCtcgattga